In Fusobacterium perfoetens, one genomic interval encodes:
- the yajC gene encoding preprotein translocase subunit YajC, translating into MNEILAKYGTFIMIAVWIAIIYFFMILPNKKKQKKQKEMLDSIKEGNEIVTIGGIKGTVSSVEDDFIQIRVDKGVNLTIRKSAVAVVLK; encoded by the coding sequence ATGAATGAAATATTAGCAAAATATGGTACTTTCATAATGATTGCTGTATGGATTGCAATTATCTATTTCTTTATGATATTACCTAACAAAAAGAAACAAAAGAAACAAAAAGAAATGCTTGATTCTATTAAAGAAGGAAATGAAATAGTTACTATTGGAGGAATAAAAGGAACTGTATCATCAGTTGAAGATGATTTTATTCAAATAAGAGTAGATAAAGGTGTTAACCTTACTATAAGAAAATCAGCAGTAGCAGTAGTTTTAAAATAG
- a CDS encoding N-acetylmuramoyl-L-alanine amidase family protein, whose protein sequence is MYKKIVAVLLFFTAAVFSFGSVVEKVRFNEYPPQMVFDLSEDAPAYSTDYDEYNRLLFLDIGNASSKDKSTRNGLPRYVEKVQRVDYGTSSGYFVTLKKNIFHKVSLRKNPNRVVVDFSKNAQNKQYTVVIDPGHGGKDPGAVGINGTKEKDIALAVGKYLRDELKKDFNVVMTRDSDEFITLTNRSKVSNGVGADLFISVHINSAENSKLSGMEIFYFSKKSSPYAERIADFENSVGAKYGEDTNSIVQIMGQIAYNKNQEKSIKLAEGLNKDLSARMRMKNRGIHGANFAVLRGISSPGILIELGFIRNPEDHRKMTNKTNQKIMAQKIAEHVRKYFY, encoded by the coding sequence ATGTACAAAAAAATAGTTGCTGTATTGCTGTTTTTTACAGCAGCAGTTTTTTCGTTTGGATCAGTGGTGGAAAAGGTAAGATTTAATGAATATCCTCCTCAAATGGTATTTGATTTAAGTGAAGATGCTCCTGCTTATTCCACAGATTATGATGAATATAACAGGCTTCTTTTTTTAGACATAGGAAATGCTTCATCAAAGGATAAAAGTACAAGAAATGGACTTCCTAGATATGTAGAAAAAGTTCAAAGAGTTGATTATGGAACTTCCAGTGGATATTTTGTAACTCTTAAAAAGAATATATTTCATAAAGTGTCTTTAAGAAAAAATCCAAACAGAGTTGTAGTTGATTTTTCTAAAAATGCTCAGAATAAACAGTATACTGTAGTAATTGATCCAGGACATGGGGGAAAAGATCCTGGAGCTGTTGGAATAAATGGAACGAAAGAAAAGGATATAGCCCTTGCTGTTGGAAAATATTTAAGAGATGAACTTAAAAAAGATTTTAATGTTGTTATGACAAGGGACAGTGATGAGTTTATAACTCTTACAAACAGAAGCAAAGTTTCAAATGGAGTTGGAGCAGATCTTTTTATAAGTGTTCATATAAACTCTGCTGAAAATTCAAAACTTAGTGGAATGGAAATATTTTATTTTTCTAAAAAATCATCTCCTTATGCTGAAAGAATAGCTGATTTTGAAAACAGTGTTGGAGCAAAATATGGTGAAGATACAAACAGTATAGTTCAGATAATGGGACAGATAGCATATAATAAAAATCAAGAAAAATCAATAAAACTGGCAGAGGGACTTAATAAAGATCTTTCTGCAAGAATGAGAATGAAAAACAGAGGAATACATGGAGCAAACTTTGCAGTTTTAAGAGGAATAAGCAGTCCAGGTATTCTTATAGAACTTGGATTTATAAGAAATCCTGAAGATCATAGAAAAATGACAAATAAAACAAATCAAAAAATAATGGCTCAAAAGATTGCTGAGCATGTGAGAAAATATTTTTATTAA
- a CDS encoding GerMN domain-containing protein yields MFNKMKKENLKSENNIEKTPEEKLKEESIKKRKRYIIMGVMWGIVVILGFVNNRMEARAKVPEIVFTRTDEAPKEVNDKIYIYYPENNSIKDTEILIPKVKSKDELLKATITATVKKLEETGTVPLVELKDVSYYVTDKKIYLDLPEKIFDNVKNAKSELLIIYSFVNTLTNINGIESVRILINNADLEKVKYANLLKDYTYKKDI; encoded by the coding sequence ATGTTTAATAAAATGAAAAAAGAAAATTTAAAATCAGAAAATAATATAGAAAAAACACCTGAAGAAAAATTAAAGGAAGAGAGCATAAAAAAAAGAAAAAGATATATAATAATGGGAGTAATGTGGGGAATTGTAGTTATTCTTGGATTTGTAAACAATAGAATGGAAGCAAGAGCAAAAGTTCCTGAAATAGTTTTTACAAGAACAGATGAAGCTCCTAAAGAAGTTAATGATAAAATATACATATATTATCCTGAAAATAACAGTATTAAAGATACAGAAATTTTAATTCCAAAAGTTAAATCAAAAGATGAACTTTTAAAAGCAACAATTACAGCAACAGTAAAAAAACTTGAGGAAACAGGAACTGTGCCTTTAGTAGAATTAAAAGATGTAAGTTATTATGTGACGGATAAAAAAATATATTTGGATTTGCCAGAAAAGATTTTTGATAATGTAAAAAATGCTAAATCAGAACTTCTTATAATCTATTCTTTTGTAAATACTCTTACTAATATAAATGGAATAGAAAGCGTAAGAATTCTTATAAATAATGCTGATTTAGAAAAAGTAAAATATGCTAATCTTTTAAAAGATTATACATATAAAAAAGATATTTAA
- the yqeK gene encoding bis(5'-nucleosyl)-tetraphosphatase (symmetrical) YqeK: MNIDKLREKVKEKLSAKRFKHVLGVEKMCVILAEKYGENIEKARIAALLHDYMKETNIEILKDMCKDVPEIKGYETLLEILHGFAGAMVAKKEFNIEDEDILNAIKYHTIGRENMSLLEKIVYIGDAVEEGRNYPCVDEIRAEVLKDLDSGIIMEVNRKTEYLEEKGGIIHINTIKMRDSLLKEREMRK, from the coding sequence ATGAATATAGATAAATTGAGAGAAAAAGTAAAAGAAAAGCTATCAGCAAAGAGATTTAAACATGTTCTTGGAGTTGAAAAAATGTGTGTGATTCTTGCTGAAAAATATGGTGAAAATATAGAAAAAGCAAGGATAGCAGCCCTTCTTCATGACTATATGAAAGAAACAAATATTGAAATTTTAAAGGATATGTGTAAAGATGTACCTGAAATAAAAGGATATGAAACTCTTCTTGAAATTCTTCATGGATTTGCAGGAGCAATGGTTGCTAAAAAAGAATTTAACATAGAAGATGAAGATATTTTAAATGCTATTAAGTATCATACTATTGGGAGAGAAAATATGAGCCTTCTTGAAAAAATAGTATATATAGGAGATGCTGTTGAAGAAGGAAGAAATTATCCTTGTGTAGATGAAATAAGAGCAGAAGTTCTTAAAGATTTAGATTCAGGAATTATTATGGAAGTTAACAGAAAAACAGAATATTTAGAGGAAAAAGGTGGTATAATACATATAAATACAATTAAGATGAGAGACAGCTTATTAAAAGAAAGGGAGATGAGAAAATGA
- the rnr gene encoding ribonuclease R: MNIEKDLLKLKQCLNERKKSLTLDEIYSLLNWSPKFKKENREIIESWIEAGEIVKNNKGRYNTPENVGIVKGVFSVVKNKFAFVDTETEGIFIPRRDFNGALNGDTVLARITESKFEKGKKEGEVYKILKRERDTVVGILSKRKDFGFVVPTHSFGQDIYIPKKFLKMAGDGDLVLVKIDFWGDKTRKPEGKIIEKLGNPLDSDVMIEALIKRTGLNPEFPEEVLKEARSISQTISSEELQGRRDLRNLPIITIDGADAKDLDDAVYAEKLQNGNYRLIVSIADVSHYIKEGTALDKEALKRGNSVYLVDRVLPMLPKEISNGICSLNPNEDKLTFTCDMEITPEGRVVSADTYKSVIKTAFRMTYDNVNKIFEGDEEITKEYESIKDMCFTMLELSKIIRDVKYKRGSIDFELPEIQVVLDENKKVEYLRRRDRGEAEKVIEDFMIEANEAVAEKLFWLEIPSIYRTHEKPDSERIEALNDVLGKFGYRIHSAEGIHPKKFQAIIEDSKEKGLSLIVHKMILMALKQARYTPENVGHFGLASSYYTHFTSPIRRYSDLMIHRILGSVLHGYPKEKYIKKLEETLGGICLAISKTERDAMKAEEESVKIKVVEFMLDKVGEVFKGTITGFSNRKVFIETDELVECMWDVTNSPHYYEFDEINYIMTDKDNGAVYSLGDRLDVIVVRSDMAELEIEVAPYTEEFMTGLRR, encoded by the coding sequence ATGAATATAGAAAAAGATTTATTAAAATTAAAACAATGTTTAAATGAAAGAAAAAAATCTTTAACTCTTGATGAGATTTACAGCTTATTGAACTGGTCTCCTAAATTTAAAAAAGAAAACAGAGAGATTATAGAATCGTGGATAGAAGCTGGGGAAATAGTAAAAAATAATAAAGGAAGATATAATACTCCTGAAAATGTTGGAATTGTAAAAGGGGTATTTTCAGTTGTAAAAAATAAATTTGCCTTTGTTGATACAGAAACAGAAGGAATTTTTATTCCAAGAAGAGATTTTAATGGAGCACTTAATGGAGATACTGTTCTTGCAAGAATAACAGAAAGTAAGTTTGAAAAAGGAAAAAAAGAGGGAGAAGTTTATAAAATTCTTAAAAGAGAAAGGGATACAGTTGTAGGAATTCTTTCAAAAAGAAAAGATTTCGGATTTGTAGTGCCTACACACTCTTTTGGACAGGATATATATATTCCTAAGAAATTTTTAAAGATGGCAGGAGATGGAGATCTTGTTCTTGTAAAAATTGATTTCTGGGGAGATAAAACAAGAAAGCCTGAAGGAAAGATTATAGAAAAACTTGGAAATCCTTTAGACAGTGATGTAATGATAGAAGCCCTTATAAAAAGAACAGGGTTAAATCCTGAATTTCCTGAAGAAGTATTGAAAGAAGCAAGAAGTATCAGTCAAACAATTTCTTCAGAAGAACTTCAAGGAAGAAGAGATTTAAGAAATCTTCCTATCATAACAATAGACGGAGCAGATGCAAAAGATCTTGATGATGCTGTTTATGCAGAAAAGCTTCAAAATGGAAACTATAGACTGATAGTAAGTATTGCTGATGTAAGTCACTATATAAAAGAAGGGACAGCTCTTGATAAAGAAGCACTTAAGAGAGGGAATTCAGTTTATCTTGTAGACAGAGTTCTTCCAATGCTTCCAAAAGAAATTTCAAATGGAATATGTTCTTTAAATCCCAATGAAGATAAACTTACTTTTACTTGTGATATGGAAATAACTCCTGAAGGAAGAGTTGTTTCAGCTGATACATATAAATCTGTAATAAAAACAGCTTTTCGTATGACTTATGACAATGTAAATAAAATTTTTGAGGGAGACGAAGAAATTACAAAAGAGTATGAAAGCATAAAAGATATGTGCTTTACAATGCTTGAACTTTCAAAAATTATAAGAGATGTAAAATATAAAAGAGGAAGCATTGACTTTGAGCTTCCTGAAATTCAAGTTGTTCTTGATGAAAATAAAAAAGTTGAATATTTAAGAAGAAGAGACAGAGGAGAAGCTGAAAAAGTAATAGAAGATTTTATGATTGAAGCTAATGAAGCAGTTGCAGAGAAACTTTTCTGGCTAGAGATTCCAAGTATTTACAGAACACATGAAAAGCCTGACAGTGAAAGAATAGAAGCTCTTAATGATGTTTTAGGAAAATTTGGTTATAGAATTCATTCAGCAGAAGGAATTCATCCTAAAAAGTTTCAGGCAATAATAGAAGATTCCAAAGAAAAAGGTTTAAGCCTTATAGTTCATAAAATGATACTTATGGCACTTAAACAAGCAAGATATACTCCTGAAAATGTAGGACACTTCGGTCTTGCTTCAAGCTATTATACACACTTTACTTCACCTATAAGAAGATATTCAGATCTTATGATACACAGAATTTTAGGATCAGTCCTTCATGGATACCCTAAAGAAAAATATATTAAAAAACTTGAAGAAACTCTTGGAGGAATTTGTCTTGCAATTTCTAAAACAGAAAGAGATGCAATGAAAGCTGAAGAGGAAAGTGTAAAAATTAAGGTTGTTGAATTTATGCTTGATAAAGTTGGAGAAGTATTTAAAGGAACAATTACTGGATTTTCTAACAGAAAAGTATTTATTGAGACAGATGAACTTGTTGAATGTATGTGGGATGTAACAAATTCACCTCACTACTATGAATTTGATGAAATAAATTATATAATGACTGATAAAGATAATGGTGCTGTATATAGCCTTGGGGACAGACTTGATGTAATAGTTGTAAGATCTGATATGGCAGAACTTGAAATAGAAGTTGCCCCTTATACAGAAGAATTTATGACAGGACTTAGAAGATAA
- the smpB gene encoding SsrA-binding protein SmpB, which yields MILANNKKAYFDYFVEDTLEAGIELVGSEVKSAKAGKVSIKEAFVRIINGEVFIMGMSIVPWEYGSVYNPEEKRVRKLLLNKKEIKKFHEKVTQKGYTIVPLNVHLSKGYVKVDIALGRGKKTYDKRESIAKKDQKRDMDRMLKVR from the coding sequence ATGATATTAGCAAATAATAAAAAAGCATATTTTGATTACTTTGTAGAAGATACACTGGAAGCAGGGATTGAACTTGTAGGGAGCGAAGTAAAATCTGCAAAGGCAGGAAAAGTAAGTATAAAAGAAGCTTTTGTAAGAATAATAAATGGGGAAGTTTTTATTATGGGAATGTCAATAGTTCCTTGGGAATATGGAAGTGTATATAATCCTGAAGAAAAAAGAGTAAGAAAACTTCTTCTTAATAAAAAAGAAATTAAAAAATTCCATGAAAAAGTAACTCAGAAGGGATATACAATAGTTCCTCTTAATGTTCATCTTTCAAAAGGATATGTAAAAGTTGATATAGCTCTGGGAAGAGGTAAGAAAACATATGATAAAAGAGAAAGTATTGCTAAAAAAGACCAGAAGAGAGATATGGACAGAATGCTGAAAGTAAGATAA
- a CDS encoding ATP-binding protein, producing MYRKIFRYLKEWKESPYRKPLILQGARQVGKTHSVLTFGKQEYENVAYFNFETDTRLKETFEENINPDYLIPILSRLSNQTIIKEKTLIFFDEIQLCERALTSLKYFCEQAPEYHIVVAGSLLGIAVNRQQFSFPVGKVDMKTLYPMDMEEFLMAMGEDELIAAIKKSFEENTSMPSVLHDVAMEYYRKYLVVGGMPECVSKFRETGNYTLIRHTQDMILLSYLNDMSKYNVINEIKKTRLVYDNITVQLSKVNTRFQYKLVKTGGRASEFENAIEWLTLSGITSKIYGLEDIQKPLENYKNVDSFKIYVSDIGLLCAKKEIVPEDILYLSKELNDFKGGMTENYVNVHLNINGYTQYYWKAPKGTSEVDFIIMREGKIIPVEVKSADNTRAKSLENYIKKYKPEYAIKVSSKNFGFENGIKSVPLYAIFCI from the coding sequence ATGTATAGAAAAATTTTTAGATACTTAAAAGAATGGAAAGAAAGTCCATATAGAAAGCCTCTTATTTTACAAGGTGCAAGACAAGTGGGCAAAACTCATTCTGTTCTTACTTTTGGAAAGCAAGAATATGAAAATGTGGCATATTTTAACTTTGAGACAGATACAAGGTTGAAAGAAACCTTTGAAGAAAACATAAACCCTGATTACTTGATTCCAATTCTTTCAAGGCTTTCTAATCAAACTATTATAAAAGAAAAAACTCTTATATTCTTTGATGAAATACAACTTTGTGAAAGAGCTTTGACTTCACTTAAATATTTTTGTGAGCAAGCTCCTGAATATCATATAGTAGTTGCAGGGAGTTTATTAGGAATAGCAGTAAACAGACAGCAGTTTTCTTTTCCTGTAGGTAAAGTTGATATGAAAACTTTATATCCTATGGATATGGAAGAGTTCTTAATGGCAATGGGAGAAGATGAACTTATAGCAGCTATAAAAAAATCTTTTGAAGAAAATACCTCTATGCCGTCAGTTTTACATGATGTTGCAATGGAATATTATAGAAAATATTTAGTTGTTGGTGGAATGCCTGAATGTGTTAGTAAATTCAGAGAAACAGGGAACTATACTTTAATAAGACACACGCAGGATATGATTTTACTGAGCTATCTTAACGATATGAGTAAATACAATGTAATAAATGAAATTAAAAAAACAAGACTTGTTTATGATAACATTACAGTTCAACTTTCTAAAGTGAACACAAGATTTCAATATAAATTGGTTAAAACAGGAGGAAGAGCTTCTGAATTTGAAAATGCAATAGAATGGCTTACTCTTTCTGGAATAACTTCTAAAATATATGGTCTTGAAGATATACAAAAGCCTTTAGAAAATTATAAGAATGTAGATTCATTTAAGATTTATGTATCAGATATAGGTCTTTTATGCGCTAAGAAAGAAATAGTTCCTGAAGATATTTTGTATCTTTCTAAAGAACTTAATGATTTCAAAGGTGGTATGACAGAGAATTATGTTAATGTTCATCTAAATATTAACGGGTATACTCAATACTATTGGAAAGCTCCAAAAGGGACATCAGAGGTTGACTTTATAATAATGAGAGAGGGAAAAATAATTCCTGTGGAAGTTAAATCAGCAGATAACACAAGAGCAAAAAGCCTTGAAAACTATATAAAGAAATATAAGCCAGAATATGCTATAAAGGTTTCAAGCAAGAATTTTGGATTTGAAAATGGAATAAAGAGTGTTCCTTTATATGCTATATTTTGCATTTAA
- a CDS encoding polysaccharide biosynthesis protein, protein MDKLAFIYIALLFIVYQIMFKIMGFSVNTAVYGLFAVLTFFYYSTDNLQFNKKSKQNPIFINIIIFMIFIFFYKNISIFTVFLVFSVFQMIIYRILKKLSYGKNNRYAPKFLNERNLIKFLIDSLSVIIGIILAFILKFSFVWDEYIKIEYIITYLGIFLVGYVYKNMSEKSWSYTNILDVLNILVLNTATAIIFAIFMYISNVHSFPDTTLMMTIILSISMQLFGRYIFRLKRYYGRPHKNTKDIKRTLIYGAGEAGAILARESMTNPYFPYELIGFIDDDEKKIGSEIYNIKVLGNKDSLEMIVKNEKIEDILLALPSIHSLEIRKIVERVQKLDGVKIKTVPTISEILDNESLASQIRDVRIEDLLGRDEIVINDGSIRGLIEGKIIFVTGGAGSIGSELARQIAKFNPKKLVTLDVNENDTYFLALELKRKYPNLDLVSEICNIREKDKLEFLFNKYKPNVVFHAAAHKHVPLMEHNPEEAIKNNIFGTKKVAECADKYGVERMVLISTDKAVNPTNLMGASKRACELVIEHMNKVSKNTKFMAVRFGNVLGSNGSVIPIFKKLISEGKNLTVTHKDITRYFMTIPEAAQLVIEAGAIGKGGEIFILDMGKPVKIYDLAMSMIKLSNANVGIDIVGLRPGEKLFEELLYDVNSAIKTENKKIFITKIEDGVVDITEYFDKLEECIKNPNIDEIKKVMKQLVVSYKEVKYE, encoded by the coding sequence ATGGATAAACTTGCATTTATTTATATAGCTTTACTTTTTATTGTTTATCAAATAATGTTTAAAATTATGGGGTTTAGTGTTAATACAGCTGTGTATGGTCTTTTTGCTGTTCTTACTTTTTTTTACTATTCCACTGATAATTTACAGTTTAATAAAAAATCTAAACAAAATCCTATTTTTATAAATATCATTATCTTTATGATATTTATTTTTTTCTATAAAAATATTTCTATTTTTACAGTATTTTTAGTTTTTTCTGTTTTTCAAATGATTATATATAGAATATTAAAAAAATTATCTTATGGGAAAAATAACAGATATGCACCAAAGTTTCTTAATGAGAGAAATTTAATTAAGTTCCTTATAGATTCTTTAAGTGTTATTATTGGAATTATTTTAGCCTTTATTCTTAAGTTTTCTTTTGTATGGGATGAATATATAAAAATAGAATATATTATAACATATCTTGGAATTTTTCTTGTTGGATATGTATATAAAAATATGAGTGAAAAAAGCTGGAGTTATACAAATATTCTTGATGTTTTAAATATTTTAGTTTTAAATACTGCAACAGCCATTATTTTTGCTATTTTTATGTATATAAGTAATGTTCATAGTTTTCCAGATACAACACTTATGATGACTATAATTCTTTCAATATCTATGCAGCTTTTTGGAAGATATATTTTCAGACTTAAAAGATATTATGGAAGACCTCATAAGAATACAAAAGATATAAAGAGAACTTTAATTTATGGTGCAGGAGAAGCAGGTGCAATTCTTGCAAGAGAATCTATGACTAATCCATATTTTCCGTATGAACTTATTGGATTTATAGATGATGATGAAAAGAAAATAGGAAGTGAAATATATAATATTAAAGTCTTAGGAAATAAAGATAGTCTTGAAATGATAGTAAAAAATGAAAAGATAGAGGATATCTTACTTGCTCTTCCATCTATTCATAGCCTTGAAATAAGAAAAATTGTTGAAAGAGTTCAAAAACTTGATGGAGTAAAAATAAAAACAGTTCCAACTATATCAGAAATTTTAGATAATGAATCTCTTGCTTCACAAATAAGAGATGTAAGAATTGAAGATTTACTTGGAAGAGATGAGATTGTAATAAACGATGGAAGCATAAGAGGACTTATTGAAGGAAAAATTATTTTTGTTACAGGAGGAGCTGGAAGTATTGGATCTGAACTTGCAAGACAGATAGCAAAGTTTAATCCTAAAAAACTTGTAACTCTTGATGTAAATGAAAATGATACATATTTTTTAGCATTGGAACTTAAAAGAAAATATCCAAATTTAGATTTAGTTTCTGAAATATGTAATATAAGGGAAAAAGATAAACTTGAATTTCTTTTTAATAAATACAAACCAAATGTAGTGTTCCATGCAGCAGCTCATAAACATGTACCTCTTATGGAGCATAACCCAGAAGAAGCTATAAAAAATAATATATTTGGAACTAAGAAAGTTGCAGAGTGTGCAGATAAATATGGTGTAGAAAGAATGGTTCTTATCTCTACAGATAAGGCTGTTAATCCTACAAATCTTATGGGAGCAAGTAAAAGAGCCTGTGAACTTGTAATAGAACATATGAATAAAGTTTCTAAAAATACAAAATTTATGGCAGTAAGATTTGGAAATGTTTTAGGAAGTAATGGTTCAGTTATTCCAATATTTAAAAAACTTATTTCAGAGGGAAAAAATCTTACAGTAACTCATAAAGACATAACAAGATATTTTATGACTATTCCTGAAGCAGCTCAGCTTGTAATAGAAGCTGGAGCAATTGGAAAAGGTGGAGAGATATTTATTCTAGATATGGGAAAACCAGTAAAAATTTATGATCTTGCAATGAGTATGATAAAACTTTCTAATGCAAATGTAGGAATTGACATTGTAGGACTTAGACCTGGAGAAAAACTTTTTGAAGAGCTTCTTTATGATGTAAATTCTGCAATAAAGACAGAGAATAAAAAAATATTTATTACAAAAATAGAAGACGGTGTAGTTGATATAACTGAATACTTTGACAAATTGGAAGAATGTATAAAAAATCCAAATATTGATGAGATTAAAAAAGTTATGAAACAACTTGTTGTGTCTTATAAAGAAGTTAAATATGAATAA
- a CDS encoding lipopolysaccharide biosynthesis protein: MKKEIILNFIFTITLSLMGFVQNRYFIYYMGIETLGMMKLFSQLLAYLNIVELGLGSASAFALYKPLAEKNYKQASIIVNTIENIYNKIGILLFGLGVLCIPAIPFFIEISEFSNKIYFYWILYVLNTVLSYFFIKYIILFTANQEFLYVRTLQGISEFVLRVIQIFCIIRFHSFFIYILLMILYRLTQWMFFRRHYRKKYSYISKVKEKYEGIKNDIKNLFWHKIGKLIVFNTDLILISKFVNLKIVGIYASYQMVCQVLSTITNIFLNVLSPKIGKYIAEHTKQEVYICFKKYNILFSFIAVIFAYCTFILMDSFVELWIGSDLILNKFTLKLICINLLISLFRGNLEIFKSGAGFFDDIKSPILESVINLTVSIVLGLKLGLDGIIIGTIASNVIVVLTYKPILVFKRCFNKGIKDYIRIYGNYLVLVIFSLWSCNFVFKFISLKSVSSCFEWVTQGIIVGSLTFIITFIIFLTNRDFRKNLKSLKVN, encoded by the coding sequence ATGAAAAAAGAAATAATATTAAATTTTATATTTACAATAACTTTAAGCCTAATGGGATTTGTTCAAAATAGATATTTTATTTATTATATGGGAATAGAAACTTTAGGAATGATGAAGTTATTTTCTCAGTTATTGGCTTATCTTAATATTGTTGAATTGGGACTTGGCTCAGCTTCAGCTTTTGCATTATATAAACCATTAGCAGAAAAAAATTATAAGCAGGCAAGTATAATTGTAAATACTATAGAAAATATATATAATAAAATAGGAATTTTATTATTTGGGCTAGGAGTTTTATGTATACCAGCCATTCCTTTTTTTATAGAGATATCAGAATTTTCAAATAAAATCTATTTTTATTGGATATTATATGTATTAAATACGGTTTTAAGTTATTTTTTTATAAAATATATAATTTTATTTACTGCAAATCAAGAGTTTTTATATGTAAGAACCCTTCAAGGCATAAGTGAATTTGTTTTAAGAGTTATACAAATTTTTTGTATAATAAGATTCCACTCATTTTTTATTTATATTTTATTAATGATTTTATATAGATTAACTCAATGGATGTTTTTTAGAAGACATTATAGAAAAAAATATTCTTATATAAGTAAGGTAAAAGAAAAATATGAAGGAATAAAAAATGATATAAAAAATTTATTTTGGCATAAGATTGGTAAGTTAATAGTATTTAATACAGACTTAATTCTTATTTCAAAATTTGTAAATTTGAAAATAGTTGGAATATACGCAAGTTATCAGATGGTATGCCAAGTTCTATCAACAATAACAAATATATTTTTAAATGTATTATCTCCTAAAATAGGAAAATACATAGCTGAACATACAAAACAAGAAGTTTATATTTGCTTTAAGAAATATAATATTTTATTTTCTTTTATTGCTGTAATTTTTGCTTACTGTACTTTTATATTAATGGATTCATTTGTTGAACTATGGATTGGAAGTGATTTAATTTTAAATAAATTTACTTTAAAATTAATATGCATTAATTTATTGATAAGTTTATTTAGAGGAAATTTAGAAATTTTTAAATCAGGAGCAGGTTTTTTTGATGATATAAAATCTCCAATTTTAGAAAGTGTTATAAATTTAACAGTATCAATAGTATTGGGATTAAAACTAGGATTAGATGGAATTATAATAGGTACTATAGCTTCAAATGTAATTGTAGTATTAACTTATAAACCAATTTTAGTATTTAAAAGATGCTTTAACAAGGGAATAAAAGATTATATAAGAATTTATGGAAATTACTTAGTTTTAGTGATTTTTTCATTATGGAGTTGTAACTTTGTATTTAAATTTATTTCTTTAAAAAGTGTTAGTTCTTGCTTTGAGTGGGTAACACAAGGAATAATAGTAGGAAGTTTAACTTTTATAATTACATTTATTATATTTTTAACTAATAGAGATTTTAGAAAAAATTTAAAATCTTTAAAAGTTAATTAA